In Paroedura picta isolate Pp20150507F chromosome 12, Ppicta_v3.0, whole genome shotgun sequence, one DNA window encodes the following:
- the SPACA9 gene encoding sperm acrosome-associated protein 9 isoform X2, which produces MNEIKESLRNIEQTYKIFQQQQFTFIAALEHTRENAHDKIKPVSSIGQVQIYMDHHCNNTTDKRILLMFLNICCDLNKLCHRLESLHAGNSTTNALLEKCKMLVSHSNDLSTVRAKYPHDVVNHLSCDEARNHYGGVVSLIPIVLDCMKEWVAHSEKLPRNMIQSAP; this is translated from the exons atgaATGAAATCAAAGAGAGCCTAAGAAACATTGAACAGACGTACAAGATCTTCCAGCAACAGCAGTTCACCTTCATTGCTGCTCTGGAGCACACCCGGGAGAACGCCCATGACAAGATCAAGCCTGTGTCCAGCATCGGGCAG GTGCAGATCTACATGGACCACCACTGCAATAACACGACTGACAAGCGCATCCTTCTCATGTTCCTGAACATCTGCTGCGATTTGAACAAGTTGTGCCATAGGCTGGAGAGCCTCCATGCTGGGAACAGCACGACCAACGCCCTGCTGGAGAAGTGCAAAATGCTGGTGAGCCACAGCAACGACCTCAGCACCGTCCGAGCCAA GTATCCCCATGACGTGGTGAACCACCTCAGCTGTGACGAAGCCCGGAACCACTACGGGGGCGTGGTGAGCCTCATTCCCATCGTCTTGGACTGCATGAAGGAGTGGGtggcccacagcgagaagctcccGCGGAACATGATACAGAGC GCTCCATAG
- the SPACA9 gene encoding sperm acrosome-associated protein 9 isoform X1, producing MNEIKESLRNIEQTYKIFQQQQFTFIAALEHTRENAHDKIKPVSSIGQVQIYMDHHCNNTTDKRILLMFLNICCDLNKLCHRLESLHAGNSTTNALLEKCKMLVSHSNDLSTVRAKYPHDVVNHLSCDEARNHYGGVVSLIPIVLDCMKEWVAHSEKLPRNMIQSVSGQHASPERRAAKAFGPDAAGMGLNASAQPASLPAATQTSLSLTGPAQESRRGQMMPRGGPGRAMGKLLNGPWKPPGRHAF from the exons atgaATGAAATCAAAGAGAGCCTAAGAAACATTGAACAGACGTACAAGATCTTCCAGCAACAGCAGTTCACCTTCATTGCTGCTCTGGAGCACACCCGGGAGAACGCCCATGACAAGATCAAGCCTGTGTCCAGCATCGGGCAG GTGCAGATCTACATGGACCACCACTGCAATAACACGACTGACAAGCGCATCCTTCTCATGTTCCTGAACATCTGCTGCGATTTGAACAAGTTGTGCCATAGGCTGGAGAGCCTCCATGCTGGGAACAGCACGACCAACGCCCTGCTGGAGAAGTGCAAAATGCTGGTGAGCCACAGCAACGACCTCAGCACCGTCCGAGCCAA GTATCCCCATGACGTGGTGAACCACCTCAGCTGTGACGAAGCCCGGAACCACTACGGGGGCGTGGTGAGCCTCATTCCCATCGTCTTGGACTGCATGAAGGAGTGGGtggcccacagcgagaagctcccGCGGAACATGATACAGAGCGTGAGTGGCCAGCACGCCAGTCCTGAGAGGCGGGCCGCCAAGGCCTTCGGGCCGGATGCGGCGGGAATGGGGCTCAACGCCTCGGCCcagcccgcctccctccctgcgGCCACCCAGACCTCGCTTAGCTTGACAGGCCCGGCGCAGGAGAGTAGGCGGGGTCAGATGATGCCGCGGGGGGGCCCAGGGAGGGCCATGGGCAAGCTTCTCAACGGGCCTTGGAAGCCGCCTGGTCGACATGCCTTTTAA
- the SPACA9 gene encoding sperm acrosome-associated protein 9 isoform X4: protein MLGTARPTPCWRSAKCWYPHDVVNHLSCDEARNHYGGVVSLIPIVLDCMKEWVAHSEKLPRNMIQSVSGQHASPERRAAKAFGPDAAGMGLNASAQPASLPAATQTSLSLTGPAQESRRGQMMPRGGPGRAMGKLLNGPWKPPGRHAF, encoded by the exons ATGCTGGGAACAGCACGACCAACGCCCTGCTGGAGAAGTGCAAAATGCTG GTATCCCCATGACGTGGTGAACCACCTCAGCTGTGACGAAGCCCGGAACCACTACGGGGGCGTGGTGAGCCTCATTCCCATCGTCTTGGACTGCATGAAGGAGTGGGtggcccacagcgagaagctcccGCGGAACATGATACAGAGCGTGAGTGGCCAGCACGCCAGTCCTGAGAGGCGGGCCGCCAAGGCCTTCGGGCCGGATGCGGCGGGAATGGGGCTCAACGCCTCGGCCcagcccgcctccctccctgcgGCCACCCAGACCTCGCTTAGCTTGACAGGCCCGGCGCAGGAGAGTAGGCGGGGTCAGATGATGCCGCGGGGGGGCCCAGGGAGGGCCATGGGCAAGCTTCTCAACGGGCCTTGGAAGCCGCCTGGTCGACATGCCTTTTAA
- the SPACA9 gene encoding sperm acrosome-associated protein 9 isoform X3 codes for MDHHCNNTTDKRILLMFLNICCDLNKLCHRLESLHAGNSTTNALLEKCKMLVSHSNDLSTVRAKYPHDVVNHLSCDEARNHYGGVVSLIPIVLDCMKEWVAHSEKLPRNMIQSVSGQHASPERRAAKAFGPDAAGMGLNASAQPASLPAATQTSLSLTGPAQESRRGQMMPRGGPGRAMGKLLNGPWKPPGRHAF; via the exons ATGGACCACCACTGCAATAACACGACTGACAAGCGCATCCTTCTCATGTTCCTGAACATCTGCTGCGATTTGAACAAGTTGTGCCATAGGCTGGAGAGCCTCCATGCTGGGAACAGCACGACCAACGCCCTGCTGGAGAAGTGCAAAATGCTGGTGAGCCACAGCAACGACCTCAGCACCGTCCGAGCCAA GTATCCCCATGACGTGGTGAACCACCTCAGCTGTGACGAAGCCCGGAACCACTACGGGGGCGTGGTGAGCCTCATTCCCATCGTCTTGGACTGCATGAAGGAGTGGGtggcccacagcgagaagctcccGCGGAACATGATACAGAGCGTGAGTGGCCAGCACGCCAGTCCTGAGAGGCGGGCCGCCAAGGCCTTCGGGCCGGATGCGGCGGGAATGGGGCTCAACGCCTCGGCCcagcccgcctccctccctgcgGCCACCCAGACCTCGCTTAGCTTGACAGGCCCGGCGCAGGAGAGTAGGCGGGGTCAGATGATGCCGCGGGGGGGCCCAGGGAGGGCCATGGGCAAGCTTCTCAACGGGCCTTGGAAGCCGCCTGGTCGACATGCCTTTTAA